The sequence below is a genomic window from Acetivibrio clariflavus DSM 19732.
GAACTTTGGGAGATGCAAAAAGAAGAAGGGATAGACAAATATATTGAATATAACAAAAATTTTTTACAGAGATAAGGGACATTAAATTTTTACTTATCCTTTAATGTAGTTTTTGCTGGTTGAGTATTTCTTTTCGGGGTAAAAACTGTCTTGGAGGAATAATGATGGAACGGAAAATGAATTTGTGGAGGTCGTTCAAAACAATATTTGTTCCACTTCCAATGTGCCTATCAATTGGTTGCAGTATGTTCCCGTCTGAAGAGGAAACGCTTGCACCGCCTCTTGAAGTTCCTGAGGAAATAACCTATAAAATTTTCGAAGCAAAGACCGGTTACATAGAGGAAGGCATAAAAGAAAAAGCAATCTTTATTGCTTATGATGAATCAGAGCTTTTTTTGAAAACTACAGCGGAAGACCCAGGAAAATATATGTGAATGTAGGAGATAGGGTTAAAAAGGAGATGTTATTGCAGAGGTTATGACGGATAATATCGAGAGGCGCATTGCCAACCGGCAAATAAAGGTTGATTCAAAACAGAAAGACCTGGATTATACCAAATCAATTTCCGGAATAATAATAAAAATGTACGAAGATGAAGCGGAGGTACTCTATAGTATCACAAACGGTCAAAAAGATAGTTGCCATAAGTGATGGAATGATAAGCAGTGAAATTCTGCGTAAGAGAGACTATGTCCAAAGGATTAGAGAAATTTTCAAAATTGATTTTATTGAGATTGTAGAATATAATATTGACTAACAGTTTATGTAAAGGTCTCAGTAAAAGTATACAAACTTTAGATGTTGTGAGGGAATCTTTAGCAGTTTTTTTATTTTAAAAGGATTAGCAAGGGGGTCAAAATGTATGGTGATTGAATTTGCAGTGGGTGTACTGGTAGCTTCATTGATTGCTTTAGGCTATGTGATTTTTATGAATGTAAAGTTTAAAGAAACACCTTCTGAAGGACATCATGACGCTTTCGACAGGGAAACCAAAGACCGCTATATCAAAAATATTACCAATGTCATGAAAAATTTCAACCTGAAAACAATAGCAAGTACTGTTACTGAATTTATGTATTGCTATATTGAGCAGACAGTAGCAGTTTTAAAGAAGGTTGGGATTCGTAAGGAAGTTGATATTATTGAAGATGGCAGTTTCGATAGAGATAGTATTTCGGATAATATAGTTATATCTGATGGAAAAAACAACTTTGCCACTGCATTGTTGGGCGGTAAAATTGTGGAAAAGTACATAGATAATGTTACGGACAAAGTATTATATGAAAAGGTAATAGAAAAAGGAATTTATTCTTTGGAAATGATACGAAGTGATCATATTGAACGTCAAAATGCAAATTTTTGTTCTAACTGTGGTGCGCCTATGAAAATAGAAGGGGATTTTTATGTATGTCCCAACTGCGGCACGAAATACACAACTGAATCTGCTAACTGGATTGTAGCCAATGTTACCTGTTATAATTATAAAACCGAAAATAGACTGACCTTTCTTTATTTCATACCTGTTCTTATTATGATTGTTTTAGCGTTTATTGCTAATTACGGTTCATGGAAAATGAAGGTTATATCTGTTTTGTATGATTTGGCTTTACTTGGAGTTGTGTTGGCATTATGTGCTTGGTTGACAAAGCTTATGAGTGGGCTTAATAAAATAGCCAAATATGATAAACAGTTTTCCAGAAAAAGTTTTCAAAAAAGAGTTGAGTATTTAGTTCGTACTTATGAAAGAGCGAAAGATTTAGATATTTCAAAAGTAAAATCTTTAATGGAGCCGTCACTTTATGAAAGATTAAAAGAGCAGAACAAGTATGACGAGTTTTATATGTTGGATTTTGAAATACGCAAATTGGTGGTTAGAGATTTTGAGATTAAAGATGATAAGCAACTGGCATATGTAACTATGGATGTTAATAAAATTACAATTAATGAAAAGAAAAAGATCAAGAAGAAAAAAGGAAAATATGACATTACATTATATAGACACAAGGATACATTGACTGATGTCAAACTGAATCCTGAGGTAATTACATGTGAATGCTGCGGACGTAATATGAACTTAACCGTTGATGGGAAATGTAAAGCTTGTGGTAACACCTATGATCTTTCTAAATATGATTGGATTATATACGATGTCAGTGATATTAAATAAGATATATTATTGTAAGTGGAAAGAAGCAAAAAATATTCAATATTTTCTTTTATTGGAGGTATAAATATGGGTTTAATTAAACAGGCCTTTGCTGCAACAAAGGAACAATTTAGCGAACTCTTGAGAGCAGGAGCGGGAAGTTTAGGTAGTGTACTTGCTGATAAATTTAAGGTGGTTAT
It includes:
- a CDS encoding zinc ribbon domain-containing protein; amino-acid sequence: MVIEFAVGVLVASLIALGYVIFMNVKFKETPSEGHHDAFDRETKDRYIKNITNVMKNFNLKTIASTVTEFMYCYIEQTVAVLKKVGIRKEVDIIEDGSFDRDSISDNIVISDGKNNFATALLGGKIVEKYIDNVTDKVLYEKVIEKGIYSLEMIRSDHIERQNANFCSNCGAPMKIEGDFYVCPNCGTKYTTESANWIVANVTCYNYKTENRLTFLYFIPVLIMIVLAFIANYGSWKMKVISVLYDLALLGVVLALCAWLTKLMSGLNKIAKYDKQFSRKSFQKRVEYLVRTYERAKDLDISKVKSLMEPSLYERLKEQNKYDEFYMLDFEIRKLVVRDFEIKDDKQLAYVTMDVNKITINEKKKIKKKKGKYDITLYRHKDTLTDVKLNPEVITCECCGRNMNLTVDGKCKACGNTYDLSKYDWIIYDVSDIK